Proteins encoded by one window of Deinococcus radiodurans R1 = ATCC 13939 = DSM 20539:
- a CDS encoding DUF4129 domain-containing protein, with protein sequence MTTAASPLPIDESPQTVPWRRALLALLPLAFLGLMPWGICLGLSAVILIGLRFPAWGSGRLLLFLFVIAVGALVQVPGAWNSGAGPGLLIALASGYLLQLLLVFLLHFSLIMLEEGQRRGLLLVLLPALFAPQWGLVPALLGGLLAREGPDDRLSSQRAPTQRPVWVTVAGAAAALVLLGALLPHARVQVQEVATRQAAPPPQEETSSDWSLKPEDSGTRRQAKPAANAPFMVKFDEDRLALPPVELLLLFSALLLAALGIILWRTTGGEKMPALTLPEKLMVAGLTLTFLLTLLAALLIQGKGQTASQTLEQTQDTMKEAGRKIREMVPEQAAHTVNGTGFFNALSWVTLAAAVLVVGLLLLRLRRPRLRLAAQDVEATDDTASATAPAPALHRVRLAYRRAEDALQEAGHARTPAETPAGYAARLSAQLPDLAAPLQTLTRVYEPVRYGGHVTDEDADAAESAAERVADLAPLLRPPDPEGTL encoded by the coding sequence GTGACCACGGCGGCTAGTCCGCTTCCTATAGATGAGTCGCCGCAGACGGTGCCCTGGCGCCGGGCGCTGCTGGCGTTGCTGCCGCTGGCGTTTCTGGGGCTGATGCCCTGGGGAATCTGCCTGGGCCTGAGCGCCGTCATCCTGATCGGCCTGCGCTTTCCGGCGTGGGGGTCAGGGCGACTGCTGCTGTTTCTCTTCGTGATTGCAGTGGGGGCGCTGGTGCAGGTGCCCGGCGCGTGGAACTCGGGCGCCGGCCCCGGCCTCCTGATTGCCCTGGCTTCCGGCTATCTGTTGCAACTGCTGCTGGTGTTTCTGCTCCATTTTTCCCTGATCATGCTTGAAGAAGGCCAGCGCCGGGGGCTGCTGCTGGTACTGTTGCCGGCGCTCTTCGCCCCGCAGTGGGGGCTGGTGCCCGCGCTGCTGGGGGGCCTGCTGGCGCGTGAAGGCCCCGACGACCGCCTGTCAAGTCAGCGGGCGCCCACGCAGCGTCCGGTGTGGGTCACGGTGGCCGGGGCCGCTGCTGCCTTGGTTCTTCTCGGCGCACTGCTGCCGCACGCCCGAGTACAGGTTCAGGAAGTGGCGACCCGGCAGGCCGCGCCCCCCCCGCAGGAGGAAACCTCCTCGGACTGGAGTCTGAAGCCGGAGGACAGTGGCACGCGAAGGCAGGCCAAGCCGGCGGCGAACGCGCCCTTTATGGTCAAGTTCGATGAGGACCGGCTGGCGCTGCCGCCTGTCGAGCTGCTATTGCTGTTCAGCGCTCTGTTGTTGGCAGCGTTGGGGATCATCCTGTGGCGCACGACAGGCGGCGAGAAGATGCCCGCCCTGACCCTGCCGGAAAAACTGATGGTCGCAGGCCTGACCCTGACGTTCCTCCTGACCCTGCTCGCGGCGCTCCTGATTCAGGGCAAGGGGCAAACTGCTTCCCAGACCCTGGAACAAACGCAGGACACCATGAAAGAGGCAGGCCGAAAGATACGTGAAATGGTGCCTGAACAGGCGGCCCATACCGTCAACGGCACCGGATTTTTCAATGCCTTGAGCTGGGTGACGTTGGCTGCCGCGGTCCTTGTTGTCGGTCTGCTGCTGCTCAGGTTGCGGCGCCCCCGCCTGCGCCTCGCTGCTCAGGACGTGGAAGCGACGGACGATACGGCTTCTGCCACTGCCCCGGCGCCCGCCCTGCACCGCGTTCGCCTCGCTTATCGCCGCGCTGAGGACGCTTTGCAGGAGGCCGGACACGCCCGCACCCCCGCCGAAACGCCCGCCGGGTACGCGGCGCGGCTGAGTGCCCAGTTGCCCGACCTCGCCGCGCCGCTCCAGACCCTCACCCGCGTCTACGAGCCGGTCCGCTACGGCGGGCACGTGACCGACGAAGACGCCGACGCCGCCGAATCCGCCGCTGAGCGCGTGGCCGACCTCGCTCCCCTCCTGCGCCCCCCCGACCCGGAAGGAACCCTATGA
- a CDS encoding AAA family ATPase — MTAPTPTAPGLTPAPQTQPFAAEIIANVARVLVGKEDVTRLALAAILAGGHVLLEDAPGTGKTVLARALAASLGLDFRRVQFTPDLLPSDVTGVSVFRPATGTFEFVPGPIFTGILLADEINRATPKTQSALLEAMGEGQVSESGVTHRLPQPFVVIATQNPVEHEGTYRLPEAQLDRFLLRLSVGYPSLEQEVEMLARLQERHPLQDLRAVAAPADLLAAQAQVQQVTVSSDVRRYLAALAARSRQHPQVTLGGGPRASLALQGVAQALAWTQGRTFVTPDDVQQAAPGVLAHRLSLGIEARMQGLSAADVVREVLAAEPVPVEKGPGERDMGERGTGERGPSERNTAEVRGA, encoded by the coding sequence ATGACTGCACCCACCCCGACGGCTCCTGGCCTGACGCCCGCCCCCCAGACCCAGCCTTTCGCCGCCGAAATCATCGCCAACGTCGCCCGCGTGCTTGTCGGCAAAGAAGACGTGACCCGCCTCGCGCTCGCCGCCATTCTCGCCGGAGGACACGTGCTGCTCGAAGACGCGCCCGGCACCGGCAAAACCGTGCTGGCGCGCGCGCTGGCCGCCAGCCTGGGCCTCGATTTTCGCCGCGTGCAGTTCACCCCCGACCTGCTGCCGAGTGACGTGACCGGGGTGAGCGTGTTCCGGCCCGCCACCGGCACCTTCGAGTTCGTGCCGGGGCCGATTTTTACCGGCATCCTGCTCGCCGACGAAATCAACCGCGCCACCCCCAAAACGCAGTCCGCGCTGCTCGAGGCGATGGGGGAGGGGCAGGTCAGCGAGTCGGGCGTGACCCACCGCCTGCCGCAGCCTTTCGTCGTCATCGCCACCCAGAACCCGGTGGAGCACGAGGGCACCTACCGCCTGCCCGAAGCGCAGCTCGACCGCTTTTTGCTGCGGCTCTCGGTGGGGTATCCGTCGCTGGAACAGGAAGTGGAGATGCTTGCGCGATTGCAGGAGCGCCACCCCTTGCAGGATCTGCGGGCCGTCGCCGCGCCCGCCGACCTGCTCGCCGCGCAGGCGCAGGTGCAGCAGGTGACGGTCAGCTCCGATGTCCGGCGCTACCTCGCCGCGCTCGCCGCCCGCTCGCGCCAGCACCCGCAGGTCACGCTCGGCGGCGGCCCGCGTGCCAGCCTCGCGCTTCAGGGGGTTGCGCAAGCCCTCGCCTGGACGCAGGGGCGCACCTTCGTCACGCCGGACGACGTGCAGCAGGCGGCGCCGGGCGTGCTGGCCCACCGCCTCTCGCTGGGCATCGAGGCCCGGATGCAGGGTCTGAGCGCCGCCGACGTGGTGCGCGAGGTGCTGGCCGCCGAACCCGTGCCGGTGGAGAAAGGCCCCGGTGAGCGCGACATGGGTGAGCGCGGGACAGGCGAGAGGGGGCCAAGCGAGAGAAATACAGCCGAGGTGCGCGGCGCATGA
- a CDS encoding DUF58 domain-containing protein, with amino-acid sequence MTSLLVALIWALALAFVAAMLWWLYRQPPEVTLTRELPRAGFSGGEVPLTVRLGLRSRLPVRYVLEDPTPGSVVPRAAVNFAGDVLGERQSEHQTRVILGRRGEFDWPGATLRWADPLGLFWRSRPLHEPTRLEVFPGTHGLLLPDLLRPLLSEGGLSRTLGLEDALSLRGAREYVSGDPPGRIHWRLSARQAGEPGGGLMVRELERTAASSLTVYLDTSAGNDIYLESAVRLASSLITEGLALGLPVSLATAGAQTPTGRGEDAAQAALLALAQVRLTPGGEPRILPPRSGSNLIILTMLGGPVLTEQAMRARATASRVTILALPEGFYLEPGENPRRQWAAVPDTVRDLERQAGALAAAGILVFVLRGNQSVLRLGV; translated from the coding sequence ATGACCTCGCTGCTGGTCGCCCTGATCTGGGCGCTGGCCCTTGCGTTCGTCGCGGCGATGCTGTGGTGGCTCTACCGTCAGCCGCCGGAAGTCACGCTGACGCGGGAGCTGCCCCGCGCCGGGTTCAGTGGCGGCGAGGTGCCGCTGACCGTGCGGCTGGGCCTGCGCAGTCGCCTGCCGGTGCGCTACGTCCTCGAAGACCCCACGCCCGGCTCGGTGGTCCCCCGCGCCGCCGTCAACTTTGCGGGGGACGTGCTCGGCGAGCGCCAGAGCGAACACCAGACGCGGGTGATCCTGGGCCGCCGCGGCGAGTTCGACTGGCCGGGCGCTACCCTGCGCTGGGCCGACCCGCTGGGGCTGTTCTGGCGCTCGCGCCCGCTGCACGAGCCGACCCGCCTCGAAGTGTTTCCCGGCACCCACGGCCTGCTGCTGCCCGACCTGCTGCGGCCCCTGCTCTCGGAAGGCGGGCTGTCGCGGACGCTGGGCCTTGAAGATGCCCTCAGCCTGCGCGGGGCGCGGGAGTACGTGAGCGGCGACCCGCCGGGGCGCATCCACTGGCGGCTCTCGGCGCGGCAGGCGGGCGAGCCGGGCGGCGGGCTGATGGTGCGCGAACTGGAAAGAACGGCGGCGAGCAGCCTGACCGTTTACCTCGACACCTCGGCGGGCAACGACATCTACCTCGAAAGCGCGGTGCGGCTCGCCAGCAGTCTGATTACCGAGGGGCTGGCGCTGGGGCTGCCTGTTTCGCTGGCGACGGCGGGCGCCCAGACCCCCACCGGACGCGGGGAGGACGCGGCGCAGGCGGCTCTGCTCGCGCTCGCGCAGGTGCGGCTGACACCGGGGGGAGAGCCCCGTATATTGCCTCCCCGCAGCGGCAGCAACCTCATCATCCTGACCATGCTCGGCGGACCGGTCCTCACCGAGCAGGCCATGCGGGCGCGCGCCACCGCCAGCCGCGTGACCATCCTGGCGCTGCCCGAGGGCTTTTACCTGGAGCCCGGTGAAAACCCGCGCCGCCAGTGGGCCGCCGTGCCCGATACGGTGCGCGACCTGGAGCGGCAGGCGGGGGCGCTGGCCGCGGCCGGCATCCTGGTTTTCGTGCTGCGCGGCAATCAGAGCGTGTTGCGGTTGGGGGTATAA
- a CDS encoding M-like protein — MSDNGNKPVKTEDEISNVDLQFMGTHDEKSELDAAVKAESKSAAMADKDGVDKVDVMSAQSMDASDPPSTNMGDADRDDSDDKSSVG; from the coding sequence ATGAGCGACAACGGAAACAAGCCAGTCAAGACCGAAGACGAAATCAGCAACGTCGACTTGCAGTTCATGGGCACCCACGACGAGAAGAGCGAACTGGACGCCGCCGTCAAGGCCGAAAGCAAGTCCGCTGCGATGGCCGACAAGGACGGCGTGGACAAGGTCGACGTGATGAGCGCCCAGAGCATGGACGCCTCCGACCCGCCCAGCACCAACATGGGCGACGCCGACCGCGACGACAGCGACGACAAGAGCAGCGTGGGCTGA
- a CDS encoding trans-sulfuration enzyme family protein: MDNSARFRTRAVHAGHGLDPATGAHAMPIYATSTFGYGDAARGQRLFAGEEQGHFYSRLSNPTVRAFEEKLASLEGTEDALAFASGMGAASAILLTLLRSGDEVAFLAPLYGGTEGLLQDMLPKFGIRVWEAKDPADLRGRLTDRTRLVWLETPSNPTLRLTDLREVADLAHGAGARLVVDNTFSTPYLTRPAEFGADLVMHSATKYLGGHGDVIGGVVAGDAATLLDLRLHGLRHVGASLGPFEAYLLLRGMKTLPLRMEAHCAGAHLIAERLAARGDLKVYYPGLPEHPGHDLARRQMSGRFGGIVSLDLGDFAAAQQFLDALQLFTQAVSLGDVESLSSHPASTTHQLLGEEVLNAHGIVPGLVRLSVGIEDPEDLWADIEQALRQARR, from the coding sequence ATGGACAACTCAGCACGTTTCCGCACGCGGGCCGTTCACGCCGGGCATGGTCTCGACCCGGCGACCGGGGCGCACGCCATGCCGATCTATGCCACGTCCACCTTCGGGTATGGCGACGCGGCGCGCGGGCAGCGGCTCTTTGCCGGAGAGGAACAGGGCCACTTCTATTCGCGCCTGAGCAACCCCACCGTGCGGGCCTTCGAGGAAAAGCTCGCCAGCCTGGAAGGAACAGAGGACGCCCTCGCCTTTGCCAGCGGCATGGGAGCAGCGAGCGCCATTTTGTTGACGCTGCTGCGGAGCGGCGATGAGGTGGCTTTTCTCGCCCCGCTGTACGGCGGCACCGAGGGGCTGCTGCAAGACATGCTGCCCAAGTTCGGCATCCGGGTGTGGGAGGCCAAAGACCCGGCGGACCTGCGCGGGCGGCTGACCGACCGGACGCGGCTGGTGTGGCTGGAAACGCCGAGCAACCCCACCCTGCGCCTGACCGACCTGCGCGAAGTGGCCGACCTCGCCCACGGCGCCGGGGCGCGGCTGGTGGTGGACAACACCTTCAGCACCCCGTACCTGACGCGGCCTGCTGAGTTCGGGGCCGACCTCGTGATGCACTCGGCCACCAAGTACCTCGGTGGGCACGGCGACGTGATTGGGGGCGTAGTCGCCGGGGACGCCGCCACCCTGCTCGACCTGCGGTTGCACGGGCTGCGGCATGTCGGGGCCAGCCTCGGGCCGTTCGAGGCGTACCTGTTGCTGCGCGGCATGAAGACGTTGCCGCTGCGGATGGAGGCCCACTGCGCGGGGGCGCACCTTATCGCCGAGCGATTGGCGGCGCGGGGCGACCTGAAGGTGTACTACCCCGGCTTGCCTGAGCACCCCGGCCACGACCTCGCCCGGCGGCAAATGTCGGGGCGCTTCGGCGGCATCGTCAGCCTGGATCTCGGGGATTTTGCGGCCGCGCAGCAGTTTCTGGACGCGCTACAGCTCTTTACGCAGGCGGTCAGCCTCGGCGACGTGGAGAGCCTGAGCAGCCACCCGGCGAGCACCACCCACCAACTGCTCGGCGAGGAAGTGCTGAACGCGCACGGCATCGTGCCGGGGCTGGTGCGGTTGTCGGTGGGGATTGAGGACCCCGAAGACCTCTGGGCGGACATCGAGCAGGCGCTGAGGCAGGCGCGGCGCTGA
- a CDS encoding acyl-CoA dehydrogenase family protein gives MDFNLPDDLREVQATIRDFMLTRVEDRAQEIEHTNSVPPELIKEAADLGLFGLSIPEEYGGVGLSSLGRCAVYEAMGQGHMGFGGMISAHASIGTSGLVKLGNEEQKQRFLPRMAAGECIAGFAITEPSSGSDAGNIRTKAVKKGDVYVLNGTKHYISNAPIAGLLTVIAITDPAQGSRGMSAFLVEPQSTPGVSIGKIDEKMGQKGALSAEVIFEDAEIPAANLLGPENRGYREALGILTNGRVGIAARSTGAMQRLLDLSVAHAQTREQFGKPIAEFQAVQFMLAEMEVAIQTSRVLWQKVAWMVDQGQDVKRMASVAKYHATEMLSQVADKAVQVAGGMGYVKDAPFERFYRDQRLLRIYEGTSEIQKVIIAAELLRR, from the coding sequence ATGGATTTCAATTTGCCTGATGACCTGCGCGAAGTGCAGGCGACCATCCGTGACTTCATGCTGACCCGCGTGGAGGACCGCGCCCAAGAAATCGAGCACACCAACAGCGTTCCGCCCGAACTCATCAAGGAAGCCGCCGACCTCGGCCTCTTTGGGCTGAGCATTCCCGAGGAGTACGGCGGCGTGGGCCTGAGCAGTCTGGGCCGCTGCGCCGTGTACGAGGCGATGGGGCAGGGGCACATGGGCTTTGGCGGCATGATTTCGGCGCACGCCAGCATTGGTACGAGCGGGCTGGTCAAGCTCGGCAACGAGGAGCAAAAGCAGCGTTTCTTGCCGCGCATGGCGGCGGGCGAGTGCATCGCGGGCTTTGCGATTACCGAGCCGAGCAGCGGCAGCGACGCGGGCAACATCCGCACCAAGGCCGTCAAGAAAGGCGACGTGTACGTGCTCAACGGCACCAAGCACTACATCTCCAACGCGCCGATTGCTGGGCTGCTCACCGTCATCGCCATCACCGATCCGGCGCAGGGCTCGCGCGGCATGAGCGCCTTCCTCGTCGAACCGCAGAGCACCCCCGGCGTGAGCATCGGCAAGATCGACGAGAAGATGGGCCAGAAGGGCGCACTCTCCGCCGAAGTCATCTTCGAGGACGCCGAGATTCCCGCCGCCAACCTGCTGGGGCCGGAAAACCGGGGCTACCGCGAGGCGCTCGGCATCCTGACGAACGGGCGCGTGGGCATCGCCGCCCGCTCGACCGGAGCCATGCAGCGCCTGCTCGACCTGTCGGTGGCGCACGCCCAGACCCGCGAGCAGTTCGGCAAGCCGATTGCCGAGTTCCAGGCGGTGCAGTTCATGCTGGCCGAGATGGAAGTCGCCATCCAGACCAGCCGGGTGCTGTGGCAAAAGGTCGCCTGGATGGTGGACCAGGGCCAGGATGTCAAGCGCATGGCGAGCGTCGCCAAGTACCACGCCACCGAGATGCTCTCGCAGGTGGCCGACAAGGCCGTGCAGGTCGCGGGCGGCATGGGCTACGTCAAGGACGCTCCTTTCGAGCGCTTCTACCGCGACCAGCGCCTGCTGCGCATCTACGAAGGCACCAGCGAAATCCAGAAGGTCATCATCGCCGCCGAACTGCTCAGGCGCTGA
- a CDS encoding DUF427 domain-containing protein: protein MKATWNGQIIARSSDTVVVEGNHYFPLESVRQEFLRPSDTHTVCPWKGTASYSTLEVGGERNPDAAWFYPEPKDAARQIRGRVAFWKGVQVQED from the coding sequence ATGAAAGCCACCTGGAACGGTCAGATCATCGCCCGCAGCAGTGACACCGTGGTCGTGGAAGGCAACCACTATTTTCCATTGGAAAGCGTGCGCCAGGAGTTTCTGCGCCCCAGTGACACCCACACCGTCTGCCCCTGGAAGGGCACGGCGAGCTACTCCACCCTGGAGGTCGGAGGCGAGCGCAACCCTGACGCCGCGTGGTTTTACCCCGAACCGAAAGACGCCGCCCGGCAGATTCGCGGGCGGGTCGCCTTCTGGAAAGGAGTGCAGGTCCAGGAGGACTGA
- a CDS encoding DUF47 domain-containing protein, giving the protein MVLSKFMPHNPKFAAKFAEAAQNAHATAQALVDLLENYTDVERKVQRVLDFEHEGDRITSEVTNLLAESFIVPFDREDILALNAELDDLVDDMEEAASKLSLYRIERPLPQMAQLARVVEQQCALLAQGMPLIEDGRMVDELRQLSQKIRALEDEGDRISDEVARHLYDGVTEVPQMIVAMRSGEILNLIENASDQAQRIARTVESILLKNA; this is encoded by the coding sequence ATGGTCTTGTCAAAATTCATGCCCCACAACCCCAAGTTTGCCGCCAAGTTCGCCGAGGCCGCCCAGAACGCCCACGCGACGGCGCAGGCCCTTGTCGATCTGCTCGAGAACTACACCGATGTGGAACGGAAGGTCCAGCGCGTTCTCGACTTCGAACACGAGGGCGACCGGATCACCAGTGAGGTGACCAACCTGCTGGCCGAGTCGTTTATCGTGCCGTTCGACCGCGAAGATATTCTGGCGCTCAACGCCGAACTCGACGACCTCGTCGACGATATGGAGGAAGCCGCCAGCAAGCTCAGCCTCTACCGCATCGAGCGTCCGCTGCCGCAGATGGCGCAGCTCGCCCGCGTGGTGGAGCAGCAGTGCGCCCTGCTCGCGCAGGGAATGCCGCTGATCGAGGACGGCAGGATGGTCGACGAACTGCGCCAGCTCTCGCAGAAGATTCGCGCTCTGGAAGACGAGGGCGACCGCATCAGCGACGAGGTGGCCCGGCACCTGTACGACGGCGTGACCGAGGTGCCGCAGATGATCGTGGCGATGCGCTCGGGCGAGATTCTCAACCTGATCGAAAACGCCTCCGATCAGGCGCAGCGGATCGCTCGCACCGTCGAGAGCATCCTGCTCAAGAACGCGTAA
- a CDS encoding inorganic phosphate transporter, translating into METALIVLIVIVALALIFDFINGFHDTANAIATSVATKVLTPQQAIAMAAVLNVVGALTGTAVAKTVSKDIIAPEFATLGLVAAALISAVVWNLFTWWKGLPSSSSHALIFSMVGAGVAAGGWATVIPKGVIKTLQGLLYSPLLGFVTPIILMTLLSWLVLRWMKPRAVTRNFRILQILSAAFMAYSHGRNDAQKTMGIITFALSAYFGSQIDIIPHWVIYACATAMGLGTATGGWRIIKTMGFKVVDLKPVDGFVAETSAALIIDGASSLGIPVSTTHTISSAIMGVGTTKGFRKVKWQVAGKIVQAWVFTIPTCIVLGWVVHKAILLAGGN; encoded by the coding sequence ATGGAAACTGCACTGATCGTCCTGATCGTCATCGTCGCCCTTGCCCTGATCTTCGACTTCATCAACGGCTTTCACGACACCGCCAACGCGATTGCCACCTCGGTCGCCACCAAGGTGCTCACACCGCAGCAGGCCATCGCCATGGCGGCGGTCCTGAACGTGGTGGGCGCCCTGACCGGCACTGCCGTCGCCAAGACGGTCAGCAAGGACATCATCGCGCCCGAGTTTGCCACGCTGGGACTAGTGGCCGCCGCACTGATCAGTGCCGTCGTCTGGAACCTCTTTACCTGGTGGAAAGGCTTGCCGAGCAGTTCCAGCCACGCCCTGATCTTCAGCATGGTCGGCGCGGGCGTAGCGGCGGGCGGCTGGGCCACTGTGATTCCCAAGGGCGTCATCAAGACGTTGCAGGGCCTGCTCTACAGCCCGCTTCTCGGGTTCGTGACGCCGATCATCCTGATGACGCTGCTCTCGTGGCTGGTGCTGCGCTGGATGAAACCCCGCGCCGTGACGCGCAATTTCCGTATCCTGCAAATCCTGAGCGCGGCGTTCATGGCCTACTCGCACGGGCGCAACGACGCGCAAAAGACGATGGGCATCATCACCTTCGCCCTGAGCGCCTACTTCGGCAGCCAGATCGACATCATTCCTCACTGGGTGATCTACGCCTGCGCCACCGCTATGGGCCTGGGCACCGCCACTGGCGGCTGGCGCATCATCAAGACGATGGGCTTCAAGGTCGTGGACCTCAAGCCGGTGGACGGCTTCGTGGCCGAAACGAGCGCGGCGCTGATCATCGACGGCGCTTCCAGTCTGGGGATTCCGGTCAGCACCACCCACACCATTTCGAGCGCCATCATGGGCGTGGGCACCACCAAGGGCTTCAGAAAGGTGAAGTGGCAGGTCGCCGGCAAAATCGTGCAGGCGTGGGTCTTTACCATTCCGACCTGCATCGTGCTGGGCTGGGTCGTGCACAAGGCGATCTTGCTGGCGGGCGGGAACTGA
- a CDS encoding ABC transporter permease produces the protein MVWNVAWRDLLSTLRDRRTLLSTILLPLLVLPLLTLGMPLLLGNLMGGQAKEAQKVGVIGTLPAELRRTLTRNGSGGTGVELITVKDPVQAVRSGEAEAVLRAPSPLPTQAGNTQGTLELYAKLGNLKSQTGAYAKVKDAVDTYNRSLTRQRLTALGLSETVLTPVQVKPVDASPPQERSAGMLAFVVPMLMLSFLLNGGMATALDSTAGEKERGTLESLLISPVRRGEVVAGKLLATTLMALATGFFSLLGFLGTGLVTAVLSKRAVVDPEALQVMGGQLTLTLGSLAAMVVIVLSVALLISAVLIALSIYARSYKEAQTYVSPLSLLIVLPAVMLQFSDFLKVGDWLYAVPLFGSMVAILDVVKGQITPLHTLAAVVANLLGTALLGWLAWRSFGREEVIFRN, from the coding sequence ATGGTCTGGAACGTGGCCTGGCGCGACCTGCTCTCTACCCTGCGCGACCGCCGCACGCTGCTGAGCACCATTTTGCTGCCGCTGCTGGTGCTGCCGCTGCTTACGCTGGGGATGCCGCTGCTGCTGGGCAACCTGATGGGCGGACAGGCGAAGGAAGCTCAGAAGGTCGGCGTCATCGGCACGCTGCCCGCAGAACTGCGCCGCACGCTGACCCGCAATGGAAGCGGCGGCACGGGCGTGGAACTCATTACGGTGAAAGACCCGGTGCAGGCGGTCCGCAGCGGCGAGGCGGAGGCCGTCCTCCGGGCGCCCAGCCCCCTGCCGACGCAGGCCGGCAACACGCAGGGCACGCTGGAGCTCTACGCCAAGCTCGGCAACCTCAAGAGCCAGACCGGGGCCTACGCCAAGGTCAAGGACGCGGTGGACACCTACAACCGCTCGCTCACCCGGCAGCGCCTGACCGCACTGGGCCTGAGCGAAACAGTGCTGACCCCGGTGCAGGTCAAACCCGTGGACGCCAGCCCCCCGCAGGAGCGCAGCGCGGGGATGCTCGCCTTCGTGGTGCCGATGCTGATGCTGAGTTTCCTGCTCAACGGCGGCATGGCGACGGCGCTGGACTCCACGGCGGGCGAAAAGGAGCGCGGCACCTTAGAGAGCCTGCTCATCTCCCCGGTGCGCCGGGGCGAGGTGGTGGCGGGCAAGCTGCTGGCGACCACGCTGATGGCGCTCGCCACCGGATTCTTCAGCCTGCTGGGGTTCCTCGGCACCGGGCTGGTGACGGCGGTCCTCTCCAAACGCGCTGTGGTGGACCCCGAGGCCCTTCAGGTGATGGGCGGGCAACTCACGCTGACCCTCGGCTCATTGGCGGCGATGGTGGTCATCGTGCTGAGCGTGGCGCTGCTGATCTCGGCGGTCCTGATCGCCCTGAGCATCTACGCCCGCTCGTACAAGGAAGCGCAGACCTACGTCTCGCCGCTCTCGCTGCTGATCGTCCTGCCGGCGGTCATGCTCCAGTTTTCCGACTTTCTCAAGGTGGGCGACTGGCTCTACGCCGTTCCCCTTTTCGGCAGCATGGTCGCCATTCTGGACGTGGTGAAGGGCCAGATCACGCCCCTGCACACGCTCGCCGCTGTCGTCGCCAACCTGCTTGGCACCGCGCTGCTCGGCTGGCTGGCGTGGCGGTCTTTCGGGCGGGAGGAAGTGATTTTCAGGAACTAG
- a CDS encoding ABC transporter ATP-binding protein — MLDIQHLSKSYGSFQALRDVTFSARDGEVFGLLGPNGAGKTTLLRILATLLSPTSGSVTVAGLDTQRDAEAVRRQIGVVNGGMGLPARLTGREVLRSFAALYDMGRAQTEARIAELDDRLELGRTLDTRAGEYSTGMKQKVIIARAVIQDPAVLVLDEAASGLDIFARRTLLDFVAQTRAPGRLTLYSTHVMSEAEEVCDRVAILHQGELVALDTIPAILERTGERNLERAFFTLLKGGEPRAV, encoded by the coding sequence ATGCTCGACATTCAGCACCTTTCCAAGTCCTACGGCTCCTTTCAGGCGCTACGGGACGTGACGTTCTCGGCCCGCGACGGCGAAGTGTTCGGGCTGCTCGGTCCCAACGGCGCGGGCAAAACCACGCTGCTGCGTATTCTGGCGACGCTGCTCTCCCCCACGTCCGGCAGCGTGACGGTGGCCGGGCTCGACACCCAGCGGGACGCCGAAGCGGTGCGCCGGCAAATCGGCGTGGTCAACGGCGGCATGGGCCTGCCTGCCCGCCTGACCGGGCGCGAGGTGCTGCGCTCGTTCGCCGCGCTCTACGACATGGGCCGCGCGCAGACCGAGGCCCGCATTGCCGAACTCGACGACCGGCTGGAACTCGGGCGCACGCTGGACACGCGGGCCGGCGAGTATTCCACCGGCATGAAGCAAAAAGTCATCATCGCCCGCGCCGTGATTCAGGACCCCGCCGTGCTGGTGCTGGATGAAGCGGCGAGTGGACTCGACATCTTCGCCCGGCGCACGCTGCTCGACTTCGTGGCGCAGACCCGCGCTCCGGGGCGGCTCACGCTGTATTCCACCCACGTGATGAGCGAGGCCGAGGAAGTCTGCGACCGGGTGGCAATTCTCCACCAGGGCGAACTCGTCGCGCTCGACACCATTCCCGCGATTCTGGAGCGGACCGGCGAGCGCAACCTGGAACGGGCCTTCTTCACGCTGCTGAAGGGAGGCGAGCCCCGTGCAGTCTGA